The following coding sequences lie in one Paracidovorax avenae genomic window:
- a CDS encoding phytoene desaturase family protein → MAGNASDPQVIFVGSGINALVGAALLAVRGRRVLVLERNDRFGGCIRTEELFPGYRHEVMASWYPLFTGSPGYAELKPALERAGLRFLTPEYTTGWVGPDGRGIALRQDLDDAARRIDAVAPGDGTAIQAMAADLFGRDAALTFGLLGGDPYGWPLMKLLWSEWRQRGTDGLLAYAGGAMENFRRWSHRTLRSDLARALMAPWTLHSGLGPDDATSALIGKLTFAAVVGGGMPVVEGGGSRLVEALAAVIRQHGGELVSNAQVDRIETVGTGRKRRATGVRLADGRTWGASESVVCSVTPGQLYGRLLPDAPPAVRERAEAFQHGRGDMQIHFALNAPPAWKEPELLKVPLVHLTESMEQVCTAVTEANNGLLPARPTLGIGQPTAADPSRAPEGGWILWIQMQEMPSQLRGDAAGEIAVPADGRWNEAVREAVADRVQARLELVMPGLAQRIVGRRAYSPADLERLNCNLVGGDPYGGLCSPDQFFWLRPFAGSDGARGHRTPLANVFHIGASTHPGPGLGAGSGYQVAQRLAPG, encoded by the coding sequence ATGGCCGGCAACGCTTCCGATCCGCAGGTGATCTTCGTCGGCAGCGGCATCAACGCCCTGGTGGGGGCGGCGCTGCTGGCCGTGCGCGGCAGGCGCGTGCTGGTGCTGGAGCGCAACGACCGCTTCGGTGGCTGCATCCGCACCGAGGAGCTGTTTCCGGGCTACCGGCACGAGGTCATGGCCTCGTGGTATCCGCTCTTCACCGGCAGCCCGGGCTATGCCGAACTGAAGCCGGCGCTGGAGCGGGCCGGGCTGCGGTTTCTCACGCCCGAATACACGACCGGCTGGGTCGGGCCCGACGGCCGGGGCATCGCCCTGCGGCAGGACCTGGACGATGCCGCGCGCCGCATCGACGCGGTGGCGCCGGGCGACGGCACCGCGATCCAGGCCATGGCCGCCGACCTGTTCGGCCGCGATGCCGCGCTCACCTTCGGGCTGCTGGGTGGCGATCCGTACGGCTGGCCGCTCATGAAGCTGCTGTGGTCCGAATGGCGCCAGCGCGGCACCGACGGCCTGCTGGCGTATGCGGGCGGCGCGATGGAGAACTTCCGCCGCTGGTCGCACCGCACGCTGCGCTCCGACCTGGCGCGCGCGCTGATGGCGCCGTGGACGCTGCACTCGGGCCTGGGTCCGGACGACGCCACTTCGGCACTGATCGGCAAGCTCACCTTCGCCGCCGTGGTCGGCGGCGGCATGCCGGTGGTCGAGGGCGGCGGCAGCCGGCTGGTGGAAGCGCTCGCCGCCGTCATCCGCCAGCACGGCGGTGAACTCGTCAGCAACGCGCAGGTGGACCGCATCGAGACCGTGGGCACCGGCCGCAAGCGCCGTGCCACCGGCGTGCGGCTGGCCGACGGGCGCACGTGGGGCGCCAGCGAATCGGTGGTCTGCAGCGTCACGCCCGGCCAGCTCTACGGCCGCCTGCTGCCCGATGCGCCGCCTGCCGTGCGCGAGCGCGCCGAGGCCTTCCAGCACGGGCGCGGCGACATGCAGATCCACTTCGCGCTGAACGCGCCGCCTGCCTGGAAGGAGCCCGAGCTGCTCAAGGTGCCGCTGGTGCACCTCACGGAAAGCATGGAGCAGGTCTGCACCGCCGTCACCGAGGCCAACAACGGCCTGCTGCCCGCGCGGCCCACGCTGGGCATCGGCCAGCCCACGGCGGCCGACCCCTCCCGCGCGCCCGAAGGCGGCTGGATTCTCTGGATCCAGATGCAGGAGATGCCATCGCAGCTGCGCGGCGATGCGGCGGGCGAGATCGCCGTGCCTGCGGACGGGCGTTGGAACGAGGCCGTGCGCGAGGCCGTGGCCGACCGCGTGCAGGCGCGGCTGGAACTGGTCATGCCGGGCCTGGCCCAGCGCATCGTCGGACGCCGCGCCTATTCGCCGGCCGACCTGGAACGGCTCAACTGCAACCTGGTGGGCGGCGACCCCTACGGCGGCCTGTGCTCGCCCGACCAGTTCTTCTGGCTGCGGCCCTTCGCCGGCAGCGACGGCGCGCGCGGCCACCGCACGCCGCTGGCCAACGTCTTCCACATCGGCGCCAGCACCCATCCGGGGCCGGGGCTGGGCGCGGGCTCGGGCTACCAGGTGGCCCAGCGGCTGGCACCCGGCTGA
- a CDS encoding cyclase family protein yields MSTPAASSPPSTLAALAAQLAGGAIRVVDLTQTLSPSFPTLQLPPQFGQVKPFTIERISHYDESGPGWYWNNFSCGEHTGTHFDAPAHWITGREHPANSVDTIAPENFVAPAVVVDASAEVAADADWLLTVPFLEAWEARHGRIPAGAWVLLRTDWSLKAHDADAFLNLKDDGAHTPGPTQEAVEWLIHQRQVHGFGVETINTDAGQSYTWPVPYPCHTLMHGANRYGLQCLKNLDQLPPQGALIFSAPLKIEGGSGSPLRVLALVE; encoded by the coding sequence ATGAGCACGCCCGCCGCTTCGTCGCCCCCTTCCACCCTCGCCGCGCTGGCCGCCCAGCTGGCCGGCGGCGCCATCCGCGTCGTCGATCTCACGCAGACGCTGTCGCCCTCGTTTCCCACGCTGCAGCTGCCGCCGCAGTTCGGGCAGGTCAAGCCCTTCACGATCGAGCGCATCTCGCACTACGACGAGAGCGGCCCGGGCTGGTACTGGAACAACTTCTCCTGCGGCGAGCACACAGGCACGCACTTCGACGCGCCGGCCCACTGGATCACCGGGCGCGAGCACCCGGCCAACAGCGTGGACACCATCGCGCCGGAGAACTTCGTCGCCCCGGCCGTGGTGGTCGATGCCAGCGCCGAGGTCGCGGCCGATGCCGACTGGCTGCTGACGGTCCCCTTCCTGGAAGCCTGGGAGGCGCGCCACGGCCGCATTCCGGCCGGTGCCTGGGTGCTGCTGCGCACCGACTGGTCGCTCAAAGCCCATGATGCGGACGCCTTCCTGAACCTGAAGGACGATGGAGCCCACACGCCCGGCCCCACGCAGGAGGCGGTCGAATGGCTGATCCACCAGCGGCAGGTGCACGGCTTCGGCGTGGAGACCATCAACACCGATGCCGGCCAGTCGTACACCTGGCCCGTGCCGTATCCGTGCCACACGCTGATGCACGGCGCCAACCGCTACGGCCTGCAGTGCCTGAAGAACCTGGACCAGCTGCCGCCGCAGGGCGCGCTCATCTTCTCCGCACCGCTGAAGATCGAAGGCGGCTCGGGCAGCCCGCTGCGCGTGCTGGCGCTGGTGGAGTGA
- a CDS encoding flavin reductase family protein, with protein MSACLAPEALAVQAANPAAADCESAPWGCVDLQPRTLRNLLGSYPTGVAIVTTRTPEGRAVGLTINSFASLSLDPPLVLWSLVNHSPSLAAFRDCAHFAIHILPREHEELARRFASPAVPDKFAGVDLIDAPEGVPVLTGAVTTLVCASEADHSRHAGDHLLMVGRVVRTHSAPGTPLVFHAGRFTALDVPPPAA; from the coding sequence ATGTCCGCCTGCCTCGCCCCCGAAGCCCTGGCCGTGCAAGCCGCCAACCCCGCCGCCGCCGACTGCGAAAGCGCCCCCTGGGGCTGCGTGGATCTGCAGCCGCGCACGCTGCGCAACCTGCTGGGCAGCTACCCCACCGGGGTGGCCATCGTGACCACGCGCACGCCCGAAGGCCGCGCCGTGGGCCTGACCATCAATTCGTTCGCCTCGCTCTCGCTCGATCCGCCGCTGGTGCTCTGGAGCCTGGTCAACCACTCGCCCAGCCTGGCCGCGTTCCGCGACTGCGCGCATTTCGCCATCCACATCCTGCCGCGCGAGCACGAGGAACTGGCCAGGCGCTTCGCGAGCCCTGCCGTTCCCGACAAGTTCGCCGGCGTGGACCTGATCGACGCGCCCGAGGGCGTGCCCGTGCTGACCGGCGCGGTGACCACGCTGGTCTGCGCGAGCGAGGCCGACCACAGCCGCCATGCGGGCGACCACCTGCTGATGGTGGGGCGCGTGGTGCGCACCCACAGTGCGCCGGGCACGCCGCTGGTCTTCCACGCCGGCCGATTCACGGCGCTGGACGTGCCGCCTCCGGCCGCCTGA
- a CDS encoding styrene monooxygenase/indole monooxygenase family protein → MRRVAIVGGGQAGLPLAFGLLDKGYEVTVVTNRTPDQIRAGKVMSSQCMFDPALQVERDLDIDHWGAECPPVEGIGFAVPHPEQAGARLIDWSARLDAPAQSVDQRLKMPVWLENVEKRGGKVLIQDAGIAELEALSDSHDLVILAAGKGEVVRLFERDATRSPFDKPQRALALTYVHGLKPTAHYSRVSFNLIPGVGEYFVFPSLTLSGPCDIMVFEGVPGGPLDCWRDVKTPEDHLATSKRFLQQFLPWEAERARDVELTDANGILAGAFAPTVRKPVLTLPSGRLVFGLGDAVATNDPITGQGSNNATKAAKVYLDAILEHGEQPYTRAWMEQTFERFWDYAQWVVQWTNSLLTPPPPHILKLLGTAAASPKLAHTIANGFNHPPSYFPWWADADEADQLIARHQAPEAVAA, encoded by the coding sequence ATGCGTCGAGTTGCAATCGTGGGCGGAGGCCAGGCCGGCCTGCCGCTGGCTTTCGGTCTGCTGGACAAGGGTTACGAGGTCACCGTGGTGACCAACCGCACGCCCGACCAGATCCGCGCGGGCAAGGTGATGTCCAGCCAGTGCATGTTCGACCCCGCGCTGCAGGTGGAGCGCGACCTGGACATCGACCACTGGGGGGCCGAATGCCCGCCGGTGGAGGGCATCGGCTTCGCCGTTCCTCATCCGGAGCAGGCCGGTGCCAGACTGATCGACTGGAGCGCCAGGCTGGATGCGCCCGCGCAGTCGGTGGACCAGCGCCTGAAGATGCCCGTGTGGCTGGAGAACGTGGAAAAGCGCGGCGGCAAGGTGCTGATCCAGGACGCCGGCATCGCCGAGCTGGAAGCGCTGTCTGATTCGCACGACCTGGTGATCCTCGCGGCCGGCAAGGGCGAGGTGGTGCGCCTCTTCGAGCGCGACGCCACCCGCTCGCCCTTCGACAAGCCCCAGCGCGCGCTGGCCCTGACCTACGTGCATGGCCTCAAGCCCACGGCCCATTACTCCCGCGTGTCGTTCAACCTGATTCCGGGCGTGGGCGAATACTTCGTCTTCCCCTCGCTCACGCTCAGCGGTCCCTGCGACATCATGGTGTTCGAAGGCGTGCCCGGTGGCCCGCTGGACTGCTGGCGCGACGTGAAGACGCCCGAAGACCATCTGGCGACCAGCAAGCGCTTCCTGCAGCAGTTCCTGCCCTGGGAAGCCGAGCGTGCCCGCGATGTGGAGCTGACCGACGCCAACGGAATCCTGGCCGGCGCCTTCGCGCCCACCGTGCGCAAGCCCGTGCTCACGCTGCCCTCGGGTCGCCTGGTGTTCGGCCTGGGCGATGCCGTGGCTACCAACGATCCCATCACCGGCCAGGGCTCCAACAACGCCACCAAGGCCGCCAAGGTGTATCTGGACGCGATCCTGGAACACGGCGAGCAGCCCTACACCCGCGCCTGGATGGAGCAGACCTTCGAGCGCTTCTGGGACTACGCCCAGTGGGTGGTGCAGTGGACCAACTCCCTGCTCACGCCCCCGCCGCCGCACATCCTCAAGCTGCTGGGCACCGCCGCCGCCAGCCCCAAGCTGGCGCACACCATCGCCAACGGCTTCAACCATCCGCCGAGCTACTTCCCATGGTGGGCCGACGCCGACGAGGCCGACCAGCTCATCGCCCGCCACCAGGCGCCCGAGGCCGTCGCGGCCTGA
- a CDS encoding SDR family oxidoreductase: MKDLQGKTVIVTGGATLIGAAVVRTLRDQGACVALFDIDAQGGARIAAEDSGHIGFWPVDITDDAQLAASVADVALRFGRIDGLVNLAATYLDDGAASERADWLKALDVNLVSAVMAARAVRPHLAAAGGGAIVNFTSISSRVAQTGRWLYPVSKAALVQVTRNMAMDFAADGIRVNSVSPGWTWSRVMDELTQGDRAKTDRVAADYHLLKRVGNPEEVAEVVAFLLSGRASFVTGADYAVDGGYSAMGPEQARPAIPRLAE; the protein is encoded by the coding sequence ATGAAAGATCTGCAAGGCAAGACCGTCATCGTCACCGGCGGCGCCACGCTCATCGGTGCGGCCGTGGTCCGCACGCTGCGCGACCAGGGCGCATGCGTCGCCCTCTTCGACATCGATGCGCAAGGCGGTGCCCGCATCGCCGCCGAAGATAGCGGCCACATCGGCTTCTGGCCGGTGGACATCACCGACGACGCGCAGCTGGCCGCCAGCGTGGCCGACGTGGCGCTGCGCTTCGGGCGCATCGACGGGCTGGTCAACCTGGCCGCCACCTATCTGGACGACGGCGCCGCGTCCGAGCGCGCCGACTGGCTCAAGGCGCTGGACGTGAACCTGGTGAGCGCCGTGATGGCCGCCCGCGCCGTGCGCCCGCACCTGGCGGCGGCGGGCGGCGGCGCCATCGTCAACTTCACCAGCATCTCGTCCAGGGTCGCGCAGACCGGCCGCTGGCTCTACCCCGTCTCCAAGGCCGCGCTGGTGCAGGTCACGCGCAACATGGCCATGGACTTCGCGGCGGACGGCATCCGCGTCAACTCCGTTTCGCCGGGCTGGACCTGGTCGCGCGTGATGGACGAACTCACCCAGGGCGACCGCGCCAAGACCGACCGCGTGGCGGCCGACTACCACCTCCTGAAGCGCGTGGGCAATCCGGAGGAGGTGGCCGAAGTCGTGGCCTTCCTGCTGTCGGGCCGTGCCTCGTTCGTGACCGGCGCCGACTACGCGGTGGACGGCGGCTATTCGGCCATGGGGCCGGAGCAGGCGCGTCCCGCGATCCCGCGGCTGGCGGAGTGA
- a CDS encoding NUDIX domain-containing protein: protein MSGHRGVTVPGWVAPARALAQRPPAVPRLAFAVAGQVAGSVAPGVLEGIVLEAAAAGATLLKESHAGAERWHLSCAPADATQALAALADALRRAGRCGAWRNEQLAVCNTAGGRIGTVERGAVRALGIVTRAVHLVACAPDGRQWVQQRAFDKPSHPGRWDTLMGGMVSAQDTLESALARETWEEAGLRIEALQAVERGGHVDFSRPSDEGEGAGYMVERIDWFRATVPDGLVPANQDGEVERFELLDEAAVHARLAQGAFTPEAALVLAGFYGW, encoded by the coding sequence ATGAGCGGGCATCGCGGTGTGACGGTGCCCGGCTGGGTGGCGCCCGCGCGCGCTCTGGCGCAGCGCCCGCCGGCGGTGCCGCGGCTGGCGTTCGCCGTGGCCGGGCAGGTCGCGGGCTCGGTGGCGCCGGGTGTGCTGGAGGGCATCGTGCTGGAAGCGGCCGCTGCCGGCGCCACGCTCCTGAAGGAGTCTCACGCGGGGGCGGAGCGCTGGCACCTGTCCTGCGCCCCGGCCGATGCCACGCAGGCGCTGGCCGCGCTGGCGGATGCGCTGCGCCGCGCGGGGCGCTGCGGGGCCTGGCGCAACGAGCAGCTGGCGGTGTGCAACACGGCCGGCGGGCGCATCGGCACGGTGGAGCGCGGCGCCGTGCGCGCGCTGGGCATCGTCACCCGGGCGGTGCATCTGGTGGCCTGCGCGCCGGACGGCCGGCAGTGGGTGCAGCAGCGCGCGTTCGACAAACCCAGCCACCCGGGCCGCTGGGACACGCTCATGGGCGGCATGGTGAGCGCGCAGGACACGCTGGAATCCGCCCTGGCACGCGAGACCTGGGAAGAGGCCGGTTTGCGCATCGAGGCACTGCAGGCCGTGGAACGCGGCGGCCATGTCGATTTCTCGCGCCCGAGCGATGAAGGCGAGGGCGCGGGCTACATGGTGGAGCGCATCGACTGGTTCCGCGCCACCGTGCCCGACGGCCTCGTGCCCGCCAACCAGGACGGCGAGGTGGAACGCTTCGAGCTGCTGGACGAGGCCGCCGTGCACGCGCGGCTCGCGCAGGGCGCCTTCACGCCCGAGGCGGCGCTGGTGCTGGCGGGCTTCTACGGCTGGTGA
- a CDS encoding quinone oxidoreductase, protein MSLAVQIRQHGGPEELHLTDVPVGEPGPGEIRIRHHAVGLNFIDVYHRTGLYPLPMPATIGMEGAGIVEAVGPGVTHLSAGDRAAYASAPPGSYAEVRVLPAKCVCRLPDAIDFETGAAMMLKGLTAQYLLKKTLPAEGLQPGDHVLFHAAAGGVGLIACQWARALGLQLIGTAGSDDKCRLALANGAAHAINYRTEDFAARVKEITGGKGVKVVYDSVGKDTWEKSLECLRPFGLMATFGNASGPAPAFAPGMLGAKGSLYVTRQTLFTHIATRESTQAMADDLFAVVQSGDVTIHIDQRYPLRDVQQAHRDLEARKTTGSTILTLE, encoded by the coding sequence ATGAGCCTTGCCGTCCAGATCCGCCAGCACGGCGGTCCCGAAGAACTGCACCTGACCGACGTGCCCGTGGGCGAACCCGGCCCCGGCGAGATCCGCATCCGCCACCATGCGGTGGGCCTGAATTTCATCGACGTCTACCACCGCACGGGCCTGTACCCGCTGCCGATGCCGGCCACGATCGGCATGGAGGGCGCGGGCATCGTGGAGGCCGTGGGCCCGGGCGTGACCCACCTCTCCGCGGGGGACCGTGCCGCCTATGCGAGCGCGCCACCCGGCAGCTATGCCGAGGTGCGCGTGCTGCCCGCGAAATGCGTGTGCCGGCTGCCCGACGCGATCGATTTCGAGACCGGCGCGGCCATGATGCTCAAGGGCCTGACGGCGCAGTACCTGCTCAAGAAGACGCTGCCGGCCGAGGGGCTGCAGCCGGGCGACCACGTGCTGTTCCATGCGGCCGCGGGCGGCGTGGGGCTGATCGCCTGCCAGTGGGCGAGGGCGCTGGGCCTGCAGCTCATCGGCACGGCCGGCAGCGACGATAAGTGCCGGCTGGCGCTCGCCAACGGCGCGGCGCATGCCATCAACTACCGCACGGAGGACTTCGCGGCGCGCGTGAAGGAGATCACGGGCGGCAAGGGCGTGAAGGTGGTGTACGACTCGGTGGGCAAGGACACGTGGGAGAAGTCGCTGGAGTGCCTGCGCCCCTTCGGCCTGATGGCCACCTTCGGCAATGCCTCGGGCCCGGCGCCGGCGTTCGCGCCCGGCATGCTGGGGGCCAAGGGTTCGCTGTATGTGACGCGCCAGACGCTGTTCACGCACATCGCCACGCGCGAATCCACCCAGGCCATGGCGGACGACCTGTTCGCGGTGGTGCAGAGCGGCGACGTGACCATCCACATCGACCAGCGCTACCCCTTGCGCGACGTGCAGCAGGCGCACCGCGACCTGGAAGCGCGCAAGACCACCGGCTCCACCATCCTGACGCTGGAATGA
- a CDS encoding DMT family transporter — protein MTQRLSPGTAALLVAAPLLWAGNAVVGRLVHHLISPVALNFIRWALAFAVLLPLAHGVLRRGSPLWPHWRRYAMLGLLGIGCYNALQYMALQTSTPLNVTLVGSSLPVWMLAVGTFFFGVRATRAQVAGALLSVAGVLLVLSRGEWSQLLALRLVPGDLYMVLATISWAFYSWLLSRTAEPAGLRADWAAFLMAQMVFGLLWSGAFAAGEFSLGLAHVTWGWPLATALAFIALGPALLAYRCWGAGVQRAGPAVAGFFINLTPLFAALLSALALGETPHLYHGAAFALIVAGIVVSSRRP, from the coding sequence ATGACACAACGACTCTCGCCCGGCACGGCCGCCCTGCTCGTGGCCGCGCCGCTGCTCTGGGCCGGCAACGCGGTCGTCGGCCGCCTCGTGCACCACCTCATCTCTCCGGTCGCGCTCAATTTCATCCGCTGGGCCCTGGCCTTCGCGGTGCTGCTGCCCCTGGCCCACGGCGTGCTGCGCCGGGGCAGCCCGCTGTGGCCGCACTGGCGCCGCTACGCGATGCTCGGCCTGCTGGGCATCGGCTGCTACAACGCGCTGCAGTACATGGCGCTGCAGACCTCCACACCGCTCAACGTCACGCTCGTGGGCTCCAGCCTGCCGGTCTGGATGCTCGCCGTGGGCACCTTCTTCTTCGGCGTGCGGGCGACGCGCGCGCAGGTGGCGGGCGCCCTGCTCTCCGTTGCCGGCGTGCTGCTGGTGCTCAGCCGCGGCGAATGGTCGCAGCTGCTGGCGCTGCGGCTGGTGCCGGGCGACCTGTACATGGTGCTGGCCACCATCTCCTGGGCCTTCTACAGCTGGCTGCTGTCGCGCACCGCCGAGCCCGCGGGCCTGCGCGCCGACTGGGCCGCCTTCCTCATGGCGCAAATGGTGTTCGGCCTCCTCTGGTCGGGCGCCTTCGCCGCCGGCGAATTTAGCCTGGGCCTCGCCCACGTCACCTGGGGCTGGCCGCTGGCCACCGCCCTCGCGTTCATCGCCCTGGGCCCCGCCCTGCTCGCCTACCGCTGCTGGGGAGCGGGCGTGCAGCGCGCGGGACCGGCGGTGGCAGGCTTCTTCATCAACCTCACGCCACTCTTCGCGGCGCTGCTCTCGGCACTGGCCCTGGGCGAGACGCCGCATCTCTACCATGGCGCGGCTTTCGCGCTGATCGTGGCGGGCATCGTGGTGTCGTCGCGCCGGCCCTGA
- a CDS encoding EAL domain-containing protein — protein MLEIIAHAWRVELANYPLLLLQAAALLGTVSMVLVTSRQNAVGMGSGRAFHGIVFGLAGFLMIAMAQSFLQQTSKPYLASDLLFLGGLLGGWRGGPITLASVVAARLLFGGTHQISAFTLDMSVTMAGGVLMNKVYRDKPFTEFRGSDTFRIWAARMACSLVASAAVFALQLVPAEVSVHVVTLQVLGFTVSLLILAGTIALLRSDAMVRQTCAQRMQLYRTDLLTGLPNRRALAEHLEGLLSAGSAPHTMIVFEIGNLKEVVSMLGHDWTDRFWGYLARKVLQGETASLSREVPQCFQFSDMALAFIVEGMPVQQLEHRETLPKIHADLAEDFGRAGSPYAGVQLRYRAFNLRQDADERPSSVLRNISLALQSSTQQYRYFHTSFSSQTEKDAAVRELLIDWIRRVDAPMCYQPKFDLRSKAMYGAEALLRAKSVDGQPLPPTYVFDVASRCQLLLKLEWCTIEVVVREIGRCLASGIRIPLSVNISAESMTVPGFGERVIDCLRTQSVPFHLLSLEIIESGHLPDIETVHTNIHHLHTAGVGLSLDDFGTGYSALSTLAKFPFSEVKIDYAMVSMVEEPRMQKAIGLAFESARQYGAVLVAEGVETEVQSALLCQMGIYFGQGYLFSRALPMHDVLALPRSGPATA, from the coding sequence ATGCTTGAAATCATCGCCCACGCATGGCGCGTGGAACTCGCGAACTATCCGCTGCTGCTCCTGCAGGCCGCGGCACTGCTGGGCACCGTGAGCATGGTGCTGGTGACGTCGCGGCAGAACGCCGTCGGCATGGGGTCGGGCCGCGCCTTCCATGGCATCGTGTTCGGCCTCGCCGGCTTCCTGATGATCGCGATGGCGCAGTCGTTCCTGCAGCAGACGTCCAAGCCGTACCTCGCTTCCGATCTGCTCTTTCTGGGAGGGCTCCTGGGCGGATGGCGCGGCGGACCGATCACCCTGGCCTCGGTCGTCGCGGCGCGCCTGCTGTTCGGGGGCACCCACCAGATCAGCGCCTTCACCCTCGACATGTCGGTCACGATGGCGGGCGGAGTCCTCATGAACAAGGTGTACCGCGACAAGCCCTTCACCGAATTCCGGGGGAGCGACACCTTCCGGATCTGGGCGGCGCGCATGGCCTGCTCGCTCGTCGCCAGCGCCGCCGTGTTCGCCCTGCAGCTGGTGCCGGCCGAGGTGAGCGTGCACGTGGTCACGCTGCAGGTGCTCGGATTCACCGTATCCCTCCTGATCCTGGCCGGCACGATAGCCCTGTTGCGCTCCGACGCCATGGTCCGGCAGACCTGCGCCCAGCGCATGCAGCTGTACCGCACCGATCTGCTGACCGGACTGCCCAACCGGCGGGCGCTGGCGGAACACCTCGAAGGCCTGCTGAGCGCCGGCAGCGCCCCGCACACGATGATCGTCTTCGAGATCGGCAACCTGAAAGAGGTGGTGTCGATGCTCGGCCACGACTGGACGGACAGGTTCTGGGGATACCTCGCGCGCAAGGTCCTCCAGGGAGAGACCGCCTCGCTCAGCCGGGAGGTACCGCAGTGCTTCCAGTTCTCGGACATGGCCCTGGCGTTCATCGTCGAGGGCATGCCCGTGCAGCAGCTCGAGCACCGCGAGACCCTGCCCAAGATCCACGCGGACCTGGCCGAGGACTTCGGGCGCGCCGGCAGCCCCTACGCCGGCGTGCAACTGCGCTACCGCGCCTTCAACCTGCGGCAGGACGCGGACGAGCGGCCCTCTTCGGTGCTGCGCAACATCAGCCTGGCACTGCAGAGCAGCACGCAGCAGTACCGGTACTTCCACACCTCGTTCTCCTCGCAGACGGAAAAGGACGCCGCCGTCCGCGAACTGCTCATCGACTGGATACGGAGGGTGGACGCACCGATGTGCTATCAGCCCAAGTTCGATCTGCGCAGCAAGGCCATGTACGGCGCGGAAGCGCTCCTGCGCGCGAAATCCGTGGATGGACAGCCCCTGCCGCCGACCTACGTGTTCGACGTGGCGAGCCGGTGCCAGCTGCTCCTGAAGCTCGAGTGGTGCACGATCGAGGTCGTCGTGCGCGAGATCGGCCGCTGCCTCGCCTCCGGCATCCGCATCCCGCTCTCGGTCAATATCTCTGCGGAATCCATGACCGTACCGGGCTTCGGCGAACGGGTCATCGACTGCCTCCGCACGCAATCCGTCCCCTTCCACCTGCTGTCGCTGGAGATCATCGAATCGGGCCACCTTCCCGACATCGAGACCGTGCACACCAACATCCACCATCTGCATACAGCGGGCGTGGGCCTGTCGCTCGACGATTTCGGCACGGGGTACTCCGCTTTGTCGACGCTGGCGAAGTTTCCGTTCAGCGAGGTCAAGATCGACTACGCCATGGTCTCGATGGTGGAAGAACCCCGCATGCAGAAGGCGATCGGCCTGGCCTTCGAAAGCGCCCGGCAATATGGCGCGGTACTCGTCGCGGAGGGGGTGGAAACCGAAGTCCAGTCGGCGCTGCTCTGCCAGATGGGCATCTATTTCGGACAGGGCTACCTGTTCTCGCGGGCCCTGCCCATGCACGACGTGCTCGCGCTACCCCGGTCCGGCCCGGCAACCGCGTGA